The sequence below is a genomic window from Pseudobdellovibrionaceae bacterium.
CTTATAGATTCTTTAGTTTTATTGCTGTCATACTTTTTTCCGTGGCTTGTCATGCTCAGAAACAGTCTGAGGTTTTACAAGCTGAAAAGATTCAACTCCCCAAAGTAGAAGATGGTCAACCCTTACCTTCAAATCTGTTCATTGAGTTAGCCAAGAAGACCAACCCCAGTGTGGTGAACATCTATACCGAAACTCGCCCTAAGTTTAATCAAGGACAAGTTCCTGATTCCCTAAACTTTTTCTTTGAACAATTTTTTGGTGCGCCCAGAGGCTCTTTCCAAAATCCACAGATCCGCCCCATGCAATCCTTAGGAACTGGTTTTGTGATTCGTAATGACGGTTTAATTTTAACCAATGCCCACGTTGTAGATAAAGCCGACACAATCAAAGTGAAGTTTCAAAACGATGAGACAGAGCACATCGCCAAACTGATCGGCAGTGATGCCAAAACGGATGTGGCCCTTCTTAAAATTGAGACTAAAAATAAATTGGCCGCTTTAAAACTTGGGGACAGCAGTCAATTACAAGTAGGCGAATGGGTTGCGGCTTTTGGTAACCCCTATGGACACAGCAACACCATCACTAAAGGGATCGTATCCGCGTTAGAAAGAGACTCAGGTGGTCTTAATCTATTTCCCTTCATTCAAACCGATGCCAGCATTAACCCTGGAAACTCTGGTGGTCCCTTGGTCAATATGAAAGGTGAAGTTGTGGGAATGAACACCGCTATTGATGCCCGCGCACAGGGAATTGGTTTTTCCATTCCTATCAATAACGTCAAACAGCTCTTGTCTGAACTTGAAAAAACAGGAACCGTTCAACGAGGATTCTTGGGCATTGAAATGCACGGGCTAGATGAGAGCATTGCCGCCTCACTTAAGCTTCCCAATACAAAAGGCGCGCTTGTGGCCAATGTGATGCCTGACTCTCCTGCAGAAAAAGCAGGTATAAAACCCTATGATGTTATTGTAGAGTTTAATGGACAAAAGATTGAATCTCCCAACGACATACAAAGAGCTGTGGCCTCTACACCCGTAGGACGCGCTTCTAAAGTGAAAGTGCTTCGAAATGGCAAACCCAGTACATTAAGTGTCATCATAGGCAGCTCTGCAAAGAGTGGGGCTCAGAATGAATCCACACCCAATGCCCCTCAAAAGCAGCAAAGTCTTGCCTTAAAAGATTTTGGTTTAAGTGTCAGTCTGCTCGACAATTCTCTTTTGAACCGTTTTGGATTATCGCCTAACACACAAGGCATTCTGGTCACTGGCGTTGACCCTTACTCGCCTGCTTTCAAAGCCGATCTTAGAGCGGGGGATGTCATTCTGGAACTTAACCGCAGTAAAGTGACCACCGTGTCTGACTTCCAAAAGCGTTTGCAAGATAAAAACTTACTTCGCATTCAAAGAGACAGTCGCACTTTACTGACCTTAATGTCTAAATGAGTCTTTAAAATATTTTAAAGTTATAACTCTTAACTACTTGTTCTACACAGTAAGAGCATCAATGATGATGATGCTCTTTGTTGGGCTTTTGAGCGGTCTCTCTAGGTTGCATATTGAAATGCAGCAGAAGGTTTTGAGTACCATCACTAAAAGTGATCTTGACCTTTTCAGAGTCTTTGAATTTTTTAAGAGGATCAAAAAGCATAATATGGTTACCGCCTGGCTTTAACTCGAAGGTCTCATTGACCCCTAGCTTTAAAGACTCCACCTTTTGCATCTTCATCATTCCATTCTTTTCGAGGGTCTCATGCAGTTCAACAGCTTTAAACCCTTGGGCACTGACAATTTTTAGATTGAGTTCTTTATTCCCCACATTTTTAAGCGTACCGTAACCCGCAGTCACCCTCACACCATCTAAAGGTAAATACACAATCCCCTGCTCGACGGCCAACTTGGTCTGCCCGCGAACGTTGGCGTTGGCGTTGGCGTTGGCGTTGGCGTTGGCGTTGGCGTTGGCGTTGGCGTTGGCGTTGGCGTTGGCGTTGGCGTTGGCGTTGGCGTTGGCGTTGGCGTTGGCGACGGTCAGCATAGAGGTCACCCACAACATGCTGGCAAGAACAATCATACTTTTGGTGTTTATCGTTATCACTTTTTTTACTTTGATCATTATAATTTCGCCCTAATCATTTTAAAAACTTCATCTGCGTCTCTGGGGTTGGGAATAGTGCTCACCACCATGCCTTTGGAGTTTAAAAAATACAGTCTATCAGTATGTGAAATCGAATATCCTAAATAAGAACTTGGATCTTTCTCGAGTAAATAGCTGGAGTAAAATTGCGACACTGTTTTTTTAAGCTGCTCTTCACTTCCACTGAGTCCTACAAATTCAGAAAAAAACTGCTCGGCATAATTGGCCACCTCCGTGTCAGTGTCATTTTCATGATCTACACTGACAAAGACCAACTGAACTTTTTGAAGCTCTTTTTCACTCAGTTTTTGAAAGGCTTGCGCGGCCACGCTCAGACTCATAGGACAGACATCAGGACATTTTGCGTAGCCAATGTATAAAACATTAAGTTTCTTAGTGTGGTCTGAAAAACTCCAAGGCTGATCACGAAAAGAAAGTGTGAAGTCTCCGCCATAGCTGGGTTCGGTCTGCCCCCGCATCACTTCCATCATCACAAAAACCAATATGGCCGCCAAAAATGCCGAGACACCTAAGGCCTGCAGAATGTACTTGATTGAAATCTTTTGCGAAGAGGATGTGTTCATACTGTTAAAAGCTAAACCTTATTTCGCAGGGAATCTCAACTGAATGACAGGTAATGCAACACATTGTCATCCTCTTGTCAGTGGTGACCATGATGATGAGAGTCTCCGCCCCCATGACTGTGAGGGTTTCCATGTCCCGAAGGGGCTTCAGAGTCTTCCAGCACATCTAAGGCAAAAGTTTGAGTTTCAAAAGTTCCGTCTGCACCGATCAAAGTGAGGCGAACTTCCCAATCCCCACCCATAACAAAATAGATGTTAGACACTTCATACACTCCGATAAGAGCCTTTCCGTTTTCATCCACAAGATTTTGCACCAACGTAGGCGCAGACCCGTGGTTCATACTGGGCATCCACAGCACCACCTCAAAATCACCACTTGGACTCACTGACGAATGATCTAAAGCACTCTTCCATTCTACTCTTAGACGAGACTCCGCACCTACGACAGGTCCCAACTCCCACATCACATGGGCGTGCACGCCTGCCTGTGCAAAAGTCAGATGCACCATAGGAGCAGAAGAACTTGGCGCATGCACGTGTCCACTATGAGCCAAAACCTGACCTATAAAAACTCCCCAGACTACAGTCATTGCCAGAATTGCTCTTACACACACCTTTGAAATTTTCATTTCCACTCCTTTAAGCTCTTTTAACATAAACGTTTTGTGTGATTTAGCGTAATTTTTGCATTAGGACGAGTCTTTTTCATAGGCCGCAACATCATGTTGCACTTTCTATCCTTTAAACCCTATGTTACAGCTTGAACCACAGCTCACGAGGGAGTTTATGACTCGGTCTATTTTATTGTTCTTGTTTATCACATTCGGGCTATCTGGGTGCGCAGATCGTAAATATGAAGTCGTTCAAAACGATGGCTCTAGAGCTCACCAAGTTACAGCCCCAGGCTCAGATGAGGACAGTTACGATACAGAAAAATGCACTTTGAGATTTAAAAATTCCGATCTTTGTCTTCTTTGGACATGGGAGTCCCTCCCAACACCTCAAAACCCTGGGGTTCTTACTTTTAAAATCACTCGAGAAAATCTTTTAGATGGCACGCCCATTCCTGTGGACATTTCTACGCTGCCCGCAGTGGTCTTATGGATGCCCAGTATGAATCATGGCTCTACACCTACCCAAGTTGAACAGGTGGACACAGGAAGCTTCAGAGCTACTCACGTGTTTTTTATTATGCCTGGTGAATGGGACATCCGTTTTCAAATCAAAGAGGGAATGCAGGTTCAAGATGAAGCCGTTCTTACTCTTATCATTTAATGTAGCATTACATTTTTTTCTAAGCACTTCCGAGGCCTTTGCCGCCGCCTGCTGTGGAGGAGGCTTTGCTGCACCCTCTATCATTTCTGGTGATGAAAAGGCGCAATTTACAAGCTCTTACTCTTTTACTGATGTGGTCATCAACACTGTGGATGCCCGAGGAATTTGGCGCAAGTGGGACGAGAAGCAAAGCGTGATGGTGATGCAACTCGAAGGGGCGCACTTAGTTTCAGATCGCTGGCAAGTAGGAGCCGTTGTGCCCGTCATCCAACGCTCTTACATGGGACAGCAGTATTCGGGGCTGGGAGATGTGTCTGTTTCCTTAGGATACGAATATTTAACCGATTGGGACTATAACCCTCTCAAACCCAAAGGCATTGGTTTTTTACAACTCACCCTACCCACAGGAAAATCCCGCGCAGAATCAGAAGTGGGAGGACTAGACAGTCGTGGCAATGGGTTTTGGTCTATAGGAGCAGGAACCCTTTTGACTAAAACCTTAGGAGCCTTTGATGTCTTTGGACTTGCAAGTCTACGTCACTCTTTTGCTAAAGATACCACTAATTCCTATTTACAGGGCACCCTTCATCCAGGATGGGGAGGAAGTCTAGGCATAGGAGCAGGTTATAATCTTAAAGCTTTTAGGGTAGGCACTTCTCTGACATGGTTTTATGAAGACCCTATTGATATCGATGGTACAACTTCCTATATGGGTTCTGTAGAGCGATATGCGACAGCCATGTTTTCTGTAAGCTATTTAAGTTCTACACAGTGGGCCACAACTGTCAGTTACCTAGATCAAACACTATTTGGCTCACCCATCAATACTAGTCTTGGCAGAACAGTGTCTGTTCTGATACAAAAGAAATGGAATCGATAACCTTTAAGGGAGGGAT
It includes:
- a CDS encoding Do family serine endopeptidase; the protein is MTYRFFSFIAVILFSVACHAQKQSEVLQAEKIQLPKVEDGQPLPSNLFIELAKKTNPSVVNIYTETRPKFNQGQVPDSLNFFFEQFFGAPRGSFQNPQIRPMQSLGTGFVIRNDGLILTNAHVVDKADTIKVKFQNDETEHIAKLIGSDAKTDVALLKIETKNKLAALKLGDSSQLQVGEWVAAFGNPYGHSNTITKGIVSALERDSGGLNLFPFIQTDASINPGNSGGPLVNMKGEVVGMNTAIDARAQGIGFSIPINNVKQLLSELEKTGTVQRGFLGIEMHGLDESIAASLKLPNTKGALVANVMPDSPAEKAGIKPYDVIVEFNGQKIESPNDIQRAVASTPVGRASKVKVLRNGKPSTLSVIIGSSAKSGAQNESTPNAPQKQQSLALKDFGLSVSLLDNSLLNRFGLSPNTQGILVTGVDPYSPAFKADLRAGDVILELNRSKVTTVSDFQKRLQDKNLLRIQRDSRTLLTLMSK
- a CDS encoding FixH family protein, whose product is MKISKVCVRAILAMTVVWGVFIGQVLAHSGHVHAPSSSAPMVHLTFAQAGVHAHVMWELGPVVGAESRLRVEWKSALDHSSVSPSGDFEVVLWMPSMNHGSAPTLVQNLVDENGKALIGVYEVSNIYFVMGGDWEVRLTLIGADGTFETQTFALDVLEDSEAPSGHGNPHSHGGGDSHHHGHH
- a CDS encoding copper chaperone PCu(A)C, with product MIKVKKVITINTKSMIVLASMLWVTSMLTVANANANANANANANANANANANANANANANANANANVRGQTKLAVEQGIVYLPLDGVRVTAGYGTLKNVGNKELNLKIVSAQGFKAVELHETLEKNGMMKMQKVESLKLGVNETFELKPGGNHIMLFDPLKKFKDSEKVKITFSDGTQNLLLHFNMQPRETAQKPNKEHHHH
- a CDS encoding SCO family protein, whose protein sequence is MNTSSSQKISIKYILQALGVSAFLAAILVFVMMEVMRGQTEPSYGGDFTLSFRDQPWSFSDHTKKLNVLYIGYAKCPDVCPMSLSVAAQAFQKLSEKELQKVQLVFVSVDHENDTDTEVANYAEQFFSEFVGLSGSEEQLKKTVSQFYSSYLLEKDPSSYLGYSISHTDRLYFLNSKGMVVSTIPNPRDADEVFKMIRAKL